A section of the Pseudanabaena mucicola str. Chao 1806 genome encodes:
- a CDS encoding TonB-dependent receptor: MNRISILLTKSGFFVIPQILLLLGNSPVNAKLDQNINQNINQDINQDINITSSTPQASPTQVKQPQTAPNTAISPKITILSPTTGTVIDSPAATVVIQLPLKTKIELLVNGKVINSNLVGRSELDEANQTVTQTWYGVPLQAGDNTIAARAIGGDPSLTSSVNLKVRGVPVKLSIKTLETRIPADGRSYATVDGQLIDENGNRSNWDALVTLEASDGEFIGTDASPEQPGFQVQARQGKFTAQLRASLKTGQVTVRSRDGQMEAFTQLQFETDLRPSLVTGVIDLRFGARGTDFYRSLREFLPIDRDNRAQLDFNSAVFGTGRVGEWLITGALNSSRPLIQDCAGNSSLSSTIKYCDPLYPTTGDSSTSTLTTPSYDSLYLRLERNSPVQGAGTDYFMWGNFNTQEFTSRSQQFSALNRQLQGFKGNFNLGDLQITGFYSNVGKSFQRDTIAPNGTSGTYFLSNRFVVNGSENVFIELIDFFSSGTVVLRKQLTRGTDYDINYDNGSILFRKALLQTELGDAGQLLRRQIVVTYESEKDGNNSNLYAGQLRYYFNRSQNQPSWIGANYFKESLGIRNFSLYGANALISLTEKTQLIAEYAQSQNDSEILGFVSGSAIRFDLNSELFSGILGRLYYSKAETGFTNNATISFVPGQTKYGGQLTAKFSPTTSFQFQYDQEDNKGIAPRPLTSLTDLLTPRQEAIPGSAVDNSLRTISLGLQQNIGAAILNLDLLYRDRQDRQPPNVLTSNSTQLRSRLSLPIAENLKLTAQNEVSLSATADVVIPDRSVLALDWTIVQGLTARIGQQWFQSGSLAGTSITSADLLGEYKLGSDTSLIGRYSLLSGINNTSTQGSVGLNHRWQILSGLRLNFGYERIFGDFTPTTTTGTPFLQPFAVGQSSSSLTFQSGDSYNIGIEYTDNPDFKASAKFENRSDRNSSNTVFTAAALGKLSPAFTLLFNYQQSTAANQLIAGLGTIASLKVGLAYRDPQDDKFNALLRYEYRQNPNTIPDSILLGSGSGFSDNTLALEGIYAPNWQWEFYGKFALRNSTTTIARDFIATSLTTLSQFRLTYRLGYNFELVGETRILNQPTASYSEVGLVGELGYYLTPNLRLAAGYSSGSINADRDYSGTRSAGGLYAGITVKLNELFDGFGLQKTPPRQQVEPVEPQAPVAQPPAPTPKVAAVPNTPQIISLNVARSLTFRDTKQAGSTDLAIADIAILENLVAVLKEYGNLSLDIQAYIGSLADMNSGDNLAANRMMVTRKYLMDRGVTSQQMTLRSLGSLALNNTERVSTANSAPIKFALSGQAEVFNAIATRLQTISSNSPATPATEFLQSLFPKIDATLQAEAASIPTTLPPNKTNISLGVNVGNDGKIADLSYSSLDRIIERLKSSSTSTLELQTGNINVATSQDLEMFKLLAVRSYLLDKGISSDRIIISVNPNNSSQNSSNNTVTPMGTSQVFISLNVDDGNTNIAAKPITPTASANTAVPTLALLLGSDRRQFDQFNWLESSLINSSNFQFTNSLLSTSIQLPNLGELPQLLTQLPSSIDSFLLATNITNREPNEQDRLTIAESSTRRLATAFNFLLSNQGDTLTALLQAMGISTSQNTAQNNVQKSGFEIAPDQLLNLINPQN; the protein is encoded by the coding sequence ATGAACAGGATATCTATTCTATTGACAAAATCAGGGTTTTTTGTAATTCCTCAGATTTTACTTCTACTCGGTAACTCTCCTGTTAATGCCAAACTTGATCAAAATATTAATCAAAATATTAATCAAGATATTAATCAAGATATTAATATTACAAGCTCAACGCCGCAAGCCAGCCCAACTCAAGTTAAGCAACCTCAAACTGCCCCGAACACAGCAATATCCCCAAAGATTACCATTCTCTCTCCCACTACTGGTACGGTGATAGATTCCCCTGCCGCAACAGTAGTCATTCAATTGCCGCTAAAAACCAAAATCGAGCTTTTGGTAAATGGTAAAGTAATAAATTCTAATTTGGTTGGGCGATCGGAATTAGATGAGGCTAATCAAACAGTTACTCAAACATGGTACGGCGTACCTTTACAGGCTGGTGATAATACGATCGCGGCAAGGGCGATCGGTGGTGACCCATCGCTGACTAGTTCCGTAAATCTAAAGGTCAGAGGTGTGCCAGTAAAGCTCTCGATTAAAACGCTGGAAACCCGTATTCCTGCCGATGGACGCTCCTATGCCACTGTTGATGGACAGCTAATAGATGAAAATGGCAATCGCTCTAATTGGGATGCTCTGGTCACATTGGAAGCTAGTGATGGAGAATTTATTGGTACTGATGCTTCACCTGAGCAACCGGGATTTCAAGTACAAGCTAGACAAGGAAAGTTTACCGCGCAGCTACGCGCTAGTTTAAAAACTGGACAAGTTACTGTGCGATCGCGTGATGGTCAAATGGAAGCCTTCACACAGCTTCAGTTTGAAACGGATTTGCGTCCTTCCTTAGTAACTGGCGTGATCGATTTGCGCTTTGGGGCAAGAGGTACAGATTTTTATCGCAGTTTGCGGGAATTTTTACCAATTGATCGCGACAATCGGGCCCAATTAGATTTTAATAGTGCCGTATTTGGTACAGGTCGAGTCGGCGAATGGTTGATTACAGGCGCATTAAACAGTAGCCGCCCACTTATTCAGGACTGCGCTGGAAATAGCAGCTTGTCCTCCACAATCAAGTATTGCGATCCTCTATATCCTACTACTGGTGATAGCTCCACTTCTACTCTGACTACTCCCTCCTATGACAGTTTATATTTACGCCTAGAGCGTAACTCACCTGTGCAGGGTGCAGGTACTGACTATTTCATGTGGGGAAATTTTAATACTCAGGAGTTTACTTCGCGATCGCAGCAGTTTAGCGCACTCAATCGTCAACTCCAAGGCTTTAAAGGCAACTTCAATCTTGGCGATTTACAAATCACAGGATTTTATAGCAATGTTGGCAAGAGCTTTCAGCGCGATACGATCGCTCCTAATGGTACAAGTGGTACTTATTTCCTCTCCAACCGCTTTGTGGTTAATGGAAGTGAAAATGTTTTTATTGAACTAATTGATTTCTTTAGTTCAGGGACTGTAGTTTTGCGTAAGCAACTCACAAGAGGCACTGACTACGATATAAATTACGACAATGGGTCAATTCTATTCCGAAAGGCGTTGTTACAGACGGAATTGGGTGATGCAGGTCAACTCTTGCGTCGTCAGATTGTAGTTACCTATGAAAGTGAGAAGGATGGGAATAATAGTAACCTTTATGCTGGACAACTACGTTATTACTTTAACCGTAGCCAAAATCAGCCTAGTTGGATTGGAGCAAATTATTTTAAAGAAAGTTTAGGAATTCGTAACTTTTCTCTATATGGAGCAAATGCTTTAATCTCTTTAACTGAAAAAACGCAATTAATAGCGGAGTATGCTCAATCACAAAATGATTCAGAAATTTTAGGTTTTGTGAGTGGTTCCGCAATTCGCTTTGATCTCAATAGTGAGCTTTTTTCAGGGATTCTCGGTAGACTATATTATTCCAAAGCAGAAACAGGATTTACGAATAATGCCACTATTAGCTTTGTCCCCGGACAAACTAAGTATGGAGGACAGTTAACCGCTAAATTTAGTCCCACCACTAGTTTTCAATTTCAGTATGATCAAGAAGATAACAAAGGCATTGCCCCACGACCTTTAACTTCCCTCACGGATCTTCTCACTCCGAGACAAGAGGCGATACCAGGATCAGCCGTAGACAATTCTTTACGCACAATTAGCTTGGGCTTGCAACAAAATATTGGTGCAGCAATTCTCAACCTCGATCTATTGTACCGCGATCGCCAAGATCGTCAGCCGCCCAATGTTTTAACGAGTAACTCTACGCAATTGCGATCGCGGTTAAGTTTACCAATTGCTGAAAACCTGAAACTCACTGCCCAAAATGAAGTTAGCCTTTCCGCAACTGCTGATGTCGTCATTCCCGATCGCAGTGTTTTAGCGTTAGATTGGACAATCGTGCAAGGCTTAACGGCTCGCATCGGTCAGCAATGGTTCCAGTCAGGTTCTTTAGCAGGTACTTCAATCACCAGTGCTGATCTACTCGGTGAATATAAACTAGGCAGTGATACGAGCTTGATAGGTCGTTACTCTTTACTGAGTGGAATTAATAATACTTCTACTCAAGGATCGGTGGGACTCAACCATCGCTGGCAAATTCTATCAGGACTACGTTTGAATTTTGGATATGAACGGATATTTGGAGATTTTACTCCCACAACCACAACGGGTACTCCCTTTCTCCAACCCTTTGCCGTTGGTCAATCCTCCAGTTCCTTGACATTCCAAAGTGGTGATAGTTACAACATTGGGATAGAATATACTGATAATCCCGATTTTAAAGCCAGTGCAAAATTTGAGAACCGTAGCGATCGCAATAGCAGTAATACGGTGTTTACGGCGGCGGCCTTAGGGAAACTTTCTCCCGCTTTTACTTTGTTGTTTAACTATCAGCAATCGACTGCGGCAAACCAACTGATCGCTGGATTGGGGACGATCGCCAGTCTCAAGGTGGGCTTAGCTTACCGCGATCCGCAGGATGATAAATTTAACGCTCTGTTGCGTTACGAATATCGTCAAAACCCAAATACTATTCCCGACTCCATTTTGCTGGGCAGTGGTAGCGGCTTCAGCGATAATACTCTGGCTTTAGAAGGAATCTATGCCCCCAACTGGCAATGGGAATTCTATGGCAAATTTGCCCTACGCAATAGCACCACCACGATCGCCAGAGATTTTATAGCCACATCACTGACCACCCTGTCGCAGTTTCGACTTACCTATCGACTAGGCTATAACTTTGAGCTAGTGGGCGAAACTCGCATTCTCAATCAACCTACGGCTAGCTATAGCGAAGTTGGTCTAGTGGGTGAACTAGGTTACTATCTTACTCCCAACCTTAGACTAGCCGCAGGTTATAGCAGTGGTTCCATTAATGCCGATCGCGATTATAGTGGTACACGCAGTGCTGGTGGTTTATATGCAGGGATCACCGTTAAGCTCAATGAATTATTTGATGGCTTTGGGTTACAAAAAACCCCTCCGCGTCAACAAGTCGAGCCAGTGGAGCCGCAAGCTCCCGTTGCACAACCCCCTGCCCCAACACCTAAAGTTGCTGCTGTTCCCAATACGCCCCAAATTATTAGTCTCAATGTAGCGCGATCGCTCACCTTTAGAGATACTAAACAGGCTGGCAGTACTGATCTAGCGATCGCTGATATTGCAATTCTCGAAAATCTCGTTGCTGTTCTCAAGGAATATGGAAATCTTTCCCTCGATATTCAAGCATATATTGGCTCCCTAGCAGACATGAATTCGGGTGATAATCTGGCTGCTAATAGAATGATGGTGACCAGAAAATATTTAATGGATCGTGGCGTGACCAGTCAGCAAATGACCTTACGCTCTTTGGGTAGTCTAGCCTTGAATAATACCGAGCGAGTGAGTACTGCTAATTCAGCCCCCATTAAATTTGCCCTCAGTGGTCAAGCCGAAGTCTTTAATGCGATCGCTACCCGATTGCAAACGATTTCTTCTAATTCACCTGCTACACCTGCGACGGAATTCTTACAAAGTCTATTCCCGAAAATTGATGCGACCCTCCAAGCTGAGGCTGCATCAATCCCCACAACTCTGCCCCCTAACAAAACGAATATCTCTCTGGGTGTCAATGTGGGCAACGATGGCAAAATCGCTGATTTGAGCTATTCCAGTCTTGATCGCATCATTGAGCGTCTGAAGAGTAGCTCCACATCAACACTGGAGCTACAGACAGGTAATATAAATGTGGCGACATCTCAGGATCTAGAGATGTTTAAACTACTGGCGGTGAGAAGTTATCTATTGGATAAAGGCATTAGTTCCGATCGCATTATCATCAGTGTCAACCCAAACAATTCAAGTCAGAATAGCTCTAATAATACAGTTACGCCAATGGGAACTTCTCAAGTGTTTATTTCGCTAAATGTAGATGATGGTAATACTAATATTGCGGCGAAGCCGATAACGCCAACGGCAAGTGCTAATACTGCGGTTCCTACTTTGGCGCTCTTGCTAGGAAGCGATCGCCGCCAGTTTGACCAGTTCAATTGGCTAGAAAGTTCGCTAATCAATTCATCAAATTTCCAATTTACTAATTCTCTCTTGAGTACTTCTATTCAACTTCCTAACCTTGGTGAATTACCTCAATTGCTTACCCAGTTACCTTCATCTATCGATTCCTTCCTGTTGGCGACGAATATCACTAATCGCGAGCCTAATGAGCAAGATCGTCTCACTATTGCGGAGAGTTCAACTCGTCGCCTTGCCACCGCCTTTAACTTTTTATTGAGCAATCAAGGTGACACCTTAACTGCACTCCTGCAAGCGATGGGAATTAGCACATCTCAGAACACTGCTCAGAACAACGTCCAGAAAAGCGGCTTTGAGATCGCCCCTGACCAACTCTTAAATCTAATAAATCCACAAAATTAG
- a CDS encoding beta strand repeat-containing protein, giving the protein MRRTFAPVSALNRTLRLLSLFLLSFVFAIAQHLWFPSQSSIAAPSAQIAILNTFVPNTINPGVDTTYRLTFRNSTSTSITITSLNHTLTNTPGPITIASTTPSLNTCGGSGTVTLNSGTEPTPGGSAGTSGSFSIFDYTIPTGAPGECVIEFPVRGFSAGNHTDTIPAGALFTSAGENQDPTSATLQVNSFAPATLSKSFAPNTIPGDGRSTVTITITNPNNFPLTGTTTVPTLVDILPNTPSQLFVDTRLGAPAPTTTCTGGTASIVTGSGDTQVQLVGGTIPANNGSCRITFPVTSAVSGTYTNTIPSNSLNTQNRISNSNAPSANLAVQNLVTITKSGLPSVFAEGSGNVSTITITVTNGGAEITGLSVTDPLPFPLEVAPTPNARSSCNATNTLIPWASQPASGATSFTLNSANLGQAAIVPASNPSNNSFGTCQILVDVRVQNTCPIGNLGDPTNPLALSNTISRTLDFTNDQNRVPPNDATNNFSVIAGLTVTKTYSPNLIAPGNTTRVTVNIKNDSGALVTGVNFTDNLPTSNPGGFQLQVENPTSTTTPPSTTNCGSPTISAVNGSSSAGLSGASINPGATCSFSFDVFAPSGTPDNANFDNIIDNNTITNAQCLDSNGVTGTEGRLSVGSRVTVNKSFSPVLVSRGLPSTLTLTITNNRRSTGGIPEPLNNVGITDNLPSNLQVANPPNLSNTCNGTITGATFGDTSVALSGGSIPPSSSCTIKFNVIEIDRTTTPLPRTYFNTPSNFVNAAVSLGDGTFEPATLPTADLTVVSPLSGVKSFQSPAITANGISRATIEFRNTDLTPLTNLSFTDSWTQPNTNLTASPNFQTTCTGGAFTQNNSKSFSFASGQVPAQVSGVPGICTVSFDVTIDGTGANTFTNTIGATTVTTTQGFTNPNNISGTLTRVTNNLSVIKSFTPQTLNSVGDPSVLKVDITNPGSSGLVANNVNFVDTMDPDILVFPVPNPTTANCGSPTILLPGDARPLGYAGAATLGPNEFGITGGTINAGGICTITIRTTLNTAGNRTNTIPANSIVTREGTTNLQAASATLNALPALNITKAFAPSSIAGGQISRLTITVQNRQISGELGGPLTNIRFTDALPANIRVAGTPNAETTCTNGVFNPVLVGGETSFTLQGFDLPFNTSCTAAINVIANIQGTYVNTIPVANVEATLQTSIGGGKTTSNGPATATLDVTSTVLPPEVILVKRITRINNTDITGFVDGPGTEDNDARWPNPTTDSLRGAISQTNVRPQDEVEYTIYYLNRGQSSAGGLRICDPIPANTSYVASAFNGFTPTDGGLPADLGIALQTGTTVGDRRFLTGVNDAPDRGRYYDPALGEVPAATGSERCADPNNPSASLTSNPNGIVAVNVTRTTGTPTFPLVPNATGAGIPPTSYGFVRFRVRVR; this is encoded by the coding sequence ATGAGGAGAACATTTGCCCCCGTATCTGCATTAAATCGGACACTAAGGCTCCTTAGCCTATTCCTTCTAAGCTTTGTCTTTGCGATCGCCCAACACCTCTGGTTTCCATCCCAATCTTCCATTGCTGCTCCATCCGCCCAGATCGCGATCCTGAATACCTTCGTTCCGAATACCATCAATCCTGGTGTCGACACCACCTACCGCCTCACCTTTCGCAACTCCACTAGTACGTCAATTACGATCACATCCCTAAATCACACTCTAACCAATACTCCAGGTCCGATCACAATTGCTAGTACCACACCATCACTAAATACCTGCGGTGGTTCTGGCACAGTCACCCTGAACTCAGGCACAGAACCCACCCCCGGTGGTTCTGCTGGGACTTCAGGCTCGTTCAGCATCTTTGACTATACCATCCCCACAGGCGCTCCTGGAGAATGTGTCATTGAGTTCCCTGTCCGAGGCTTCAGTGCAGGCAATCACACCGACACCATTCCCGCAGGCGCTTTATTTACCAGTGCAGGTGAAAACCAAGATCCTACCAGTGCAACGTTGCAAGTCAATAGTTTCGCTCCAGCAACTCTTAGTAAATCCTTCGCTCCTAATACAATCCCCGGAGATGGACGCTCTACCGTAACGATTACAATAACCAACCCCAATAACTTCCCTCTCACTGGTACAACCACAGTACCAACCTTAGTCGATATTTTACCAAACACTCCATCACAACTTTTTGTGGATACTCGCCTCGGTGCACCAGCGCCAACCACAACCTGTACGGGGGGCACGGCAAGTATTGTCACAGGATCTGGCGATACTCAAGTGCAGTTAGTAGGTGGCACAATTCCTGCCAATAACGGCAGTTGTAGGATCACATTCCCTGTTACTAGTGCTGTAAGTGGTACTTATACCAATACTATTCCGAGCAATAGCCTCAACACTCAAAACCGCATTAGTAACAGCAATGCTCCATCTGCTAACCTAGCTGTACAAAATTTAGTAACCATCACCAAATCTGGTCTTCCAAGTGTTTTTGCTGAAGGATCGGGTAATGTCAGCACTATTACGATTACGGTCACAAACGGGGGAGCGGAGATTACTGGTCTATCGGTAACCGATCCCTTGCCCTTTCCATTGGAAGTTGCTCCAACTCCTAACGCTCGGTCTTCCTGTAATGCTACTAATACATTGATACCTTGGGCATCTCAGCCCGCATCAGGAGCTACTAGCTTTACGCTAAACAGCGCTAATCTGGGTCAGGCTGCAATTGTTCCTGCTTCTAATCCTTCTAACAATTCCTTCGGAACCTGCCAGATTCTTGTGGATGTGCGAGTTCAGAATACTTGTCCGATTGGTAATCTCGGTGATCCAACTAATCCGCTTGCACTTTCTAACACCATTAGTCGCACCTTAGACTTTACAAACGATCAAAATCGAGTACCACCAAACGATGCCACTAATAACTTCTCCGTAATTGCTGGCTTAACAGTGACTAAAACCTACAGCCCTAACCTAATTGCCCCTGGTAACACCACTCGCGTTACCGTCAATATCAAAAATGATTCAGGGGCACTAGTGACAGGTGTTAACTTTACCGATAACTTACCAACTTCTAACCCCGGAGGATTTCAGTTACAAGTAGAAAACCCAACATCCACAACCACTCCTCCCTCTACCACTAACTGTGGATCTCCTACAATTTCAGCAGTCAATGGCTCGAGTTCGGCAGGGTTAAGTGGTGCATCCATCAACCCAGGGGCAACTTGTAGTTTCTCCTTTGATGTGTTTGCGCCATCAGGCACACCAGATAATGCCAATTTTGACAACATAATTGACAACAATACAATTACCAATGCTCAATGCTTAGATAGTAATGGTGTAACAGGCACAGAAGGAAGGTTAAGCGTAGGTTCGAGGGTTACTGTCAATAAGTCCTTTAGCCCAGTTCTTGTGAGTCGGGGATTACCATCTACGCTCACGCTCACCATCACGAACAACCGCCGTAGCACAGGTGGTATTCCGGAACCCCTAAACAACGTTGGTATTACCGACAACTTGCCTTCTAATTTGCAAGTTGCCAACCCACCTAACTTAAGCAACACCTGTAACGGCACGATCACAGGGGCAACCTTTGGAGATACCAGTGTTGCACTTAGCGGCGGCAGCATACCGCCCAGTAGTAGTTGTACGATTAAATTTAATGTAATTGAAATAGATCGGACAACCACTCCATTACCCCGAACCTATTTCAATACTCCATCTAACTTTGTTAATGCTGCTGTTTCCTTAGGAGATGGTACTTTTGAACCCGCAACTTTACCAACCGCTGACTTAACTGTAGTTTCGCCACTAAGCGGTGTTAAGTCTTTTCAATCGCCAGCCATTACTGCTAACGGCATTTCTAGAGCCACTATCGAGTTTAGGAATACCGATCTCACCCCCCTGACTAATCTATCTTTCACCGATAGCTGGACGCAACCCAATACAAATCTTACAGCCAGTCCCAACTTTCAAACCACTTGTACAGGTGGGGCATTTACACAAAATAATAGTAAAAGTTTCAGCTTCGCTAGTGGTCAAGTCCCTGCCCAAGTTAGTGGTGTACCTGGCATCTGTACAGTTTCCTTTGATGTCACGATCGATGGAACTGGGGCTAATACTTTCACTAACACCATTGGAGCTACTACAGTTACCACGACACAAGGATTTACTAATCCCAACAATATAAGCGGGACGCTGACACGAGTTACCAATAACTTGTCGGTAATCAAATCATTTACTCCTCAAACATTAAATTCAGTTGGCGATCCATCGGTTCTGAAAGTAGACATCACCAACCCAGGCTCAAGCGGCTTAGTTGCGAACAACGTCAACTTTGTCGATACGATGGACCCAGATATATTAGTGTTCCCCGTGCCTAATCCAACCACAGCAAACTGCGGTAGCCCTACGATTTTATTACCAGGTGATGCAAGACCGTTAGGTTATGCTGGGGCAGCCACTTTAGGCCCCAATGAATTTGGGATAACTGGTGGAACTATTAATGCTGGTGGAATTTGTACGATTACAATTCGCACTACTCTTAATACCGCAGGCAACAGGACTAATACAATTCCTGCTAATAGCATTGTTACTCGTGAGGGTACGACTAATTTGCAAGCCGCATCAGCCACACTTAATGCATTGCCAGCCCTTAACATCACTAAAGCATTTGCCCCAAGCTCGATCGCTGGTGGACAGATTAGCCGACTAACGATAACCGTGCAGAACCGTCAAATTAGTGGTGAACTCGGAGGACCTTTAACCAATATTCGGTTTACAGATGCTTTGCCAGCAAATATTCGGGTCGCAGGTACTCCAAATGCTGAGACTACTTGCACTAATGGTGTGTTTAACCCAGTCTTAGTCGGCGGAGAGACAAGCTTTACCTTACAAGGCTTTGACTTGCCCTTCAATACATCCTGTACTGCGGCTATCAATGTGATTGCCAATATTCAAGGAACTTACGTCAACACGATTCCTGTCGCCAATGTGGAGGCAACCCTACAAACTAGTATTGGAGGCGGTAAAACGACATCCAATGGTCCTGCTACTGCAACCTTAGACGTAACATCAACCGTGTTGCCGCCCGAAGTGATTTTGGTAAAACGCATTACTCGCATTAACAATACTGACATTACTGGTTTTGTAGATGGTCCTGGTACAGAGGATAATGACGCTAGATGGCCAAATCCAACCACTGATTCTTTGCGCGGCGCAATTTCTCAAACGAACGTGCGCCCTCAAGATGAGGTCGAGTACACAATCTATTATCTAAATCGTGGTCAGAGTAGTGCTGGTGGTTTAAGGATTTGCGATCCTATTCCTGCCAATACCAGTTATGTTGCCAGTGCTTTTAATGGCTTTACGCCTACCGATGGCGGATTGCCTGCGGATTTGGGTATTGCCTTACAGACAGGTACAACTGT
- a CDS encoding OmpA family protein, with the protein MRKVISNKKKVMFISMGLAGLASATSLASLLNTVFAMQAIAQNPKDPQIHEIIINSNTDGEIKADGELTLREAIAIANGSLTLDRLSERERAQVRTNFASLFRGTRILFNLPPNNTTILLKKALPDLSSANLTIDGTTQAGYDSQKSFAQELAIPQPIVAIAPVDGVEIFRGFTIVADGITIKGLSIYGFNAIESVPTSTPSGDIFISHQAPPPDTTQQQQPAKLAPFYDSNRPPQNVKIEANWLGIPPNGVMPKQTSSLGIYLFNSTDTLIRHNRIAYHEGSGIATSVRATGTQIIENAITSNGFDGMPHGIYLEGEIANLKIKGNTLCANDGSGVYLFKPNGAIRIEDNRIIFNDRSTNYAAIYLMGNDHQVTNNEISHQRGSGVAIAAYPKSDRNLIRKNSFTSLTGLSIDLVSKNQVGDRDLITGDGINIPRNSYFRRVDTANGAINAPTFLTTTFPMFTPNKVNIDGTADADTEIDLYRVTGKIDPNLPYGSLSEYLTTVKTDANGKFGASLTNVQVGDTISAIATDPQYGTSEPALNARIVNPDLSAPPPTNSPPKIPTCTTPPKIVQTPPPPAPIVLSIPRQVHFALDRDTISPQSAKILDRIATVLKQYPTILINLAGHTDPRASSEYNRELGFRRSLAVRNYLMRQGIPSERMTVRSLGETQRASQGDRVTDYASDRRVEFFLQNIQGVEIQLLDQQEDIQIEGKGNQ; encoded by the coding sequence ATGCGAAAAGTAATCAGCAACAAAAAAAAAGTAATGTTTATCTCAATGGGATTGGCTGGGCTTGCCAGTGCGACCAGTTTGGCTAGTCTTTTGAATACGGTGTTCGCGATGCAGGCGATCGCGCAAAACCCAAAAGACCCACAAATTCATGAAATCATCATCAATAGTAATACTGATGGCGAAATAAAGGCTGATGGCGAATTAACTTTGCGTGAAGCGATCGCGATCGCTAATGGTAGCCTCACCCTTGATCGGCTTAGCGAACGCGAACGCGCTCAAGTGAGAACCAACTTTGCTAGTCTCTTCAGAGGTACGCGGATTTTATTTAATTTGCCTCCTAATAACACCACGATTCTATTAAAGAAAGCTTTACCCGATCTCAGTAGCGCCAATCTCACCATTGATGGCACAACTCAAGCAGGTTACGATTCGCAAAAATCCTTTGCCCAAGAATTAGCGATTCCCCAACCGATTGTGGCGATCGCACCTGTTGATGGGGTAGAAATTTTCCGAGGTTTTACTATCGTTGCTGATGGCATTACAATTAAGGGCTTAAGTATCTATGGCTTTAATGCGATCGAATCTGTCCCCACCTCCACACCTTCAGGCGATATTTTTATCTCCCACCAAGCCCCACCACCCGACACCACCCAACAGCAGCAACCCGCTAAGTTAGCCCCCTTCTACGACAGCAATCGTCCCCCGCAGAATGTCAAGATCGAAGCTAACTGGTTAGGGATTCCGCCCAATGGTGTCATGCCCAAGCAAACCTCTAGTCTAGGAATCTATCTTTTTAATAGCACCGATACACTCATTCGCCATAATCGCATTGCCTACCATGAGGGTAGTGGCATCGCTACTTCCGTAAGGGCAACGGGAACACAGATTATTGAGAATGCCATTACCAGCAATGGTTTTGATGGAATGCCTCATGGGATTTATCTAGAAGGAGAAATTGCCAATTTAAAAATCAAGGGCAATACTCTCTGCGCTAATGATGGCAGTGGTGTTTATCTCTTTAAGCCCAATGGAGCTATTCGTATTGAAGACAATCGCATTATTTTTAACGATCGCAGTACTAACTATGCTGCTATTTATTTGATGGGCAACGATCATCAAGTCACCAATAACGAAATTAGTCATCAACGAGGTTCAGGTGTAGCGATCGCGGCTTACCCCAAGAGCGATCGCAATCTGATCCGCAAAAATAGTTTTACATCTCTGACTGGGCTTAGTATCGATCTGGTTTCAAAAAATCAGGTTGGCGATCGCGACCTCATCACAGGCGATGGCATTAATATTCCGCGCAATTCCTATTTCCGACGAGTAGATACCGCCAATGGCGCGATCAATGCCCCCACTTTTCTCACTACTACTTTCCCAATGTTCACGCCCAATAAGGTAAATATCGATGGTACTGCCGATGCCGATACCGAAATTGATCTCTATCGTGTGACTGGCAAGATCGATCCGAATTTGCCCTATGGCTCCCTTAGTGAATATCTCACCACCGTTAAAACCGATGCTAATGGTAAGTTTGGCGCTTCCCTAACTAATGTCCAAGTTGGCGATACCATTAGCGCGATCGCGACCGATCCTCAATACGGCACATCAGAACCCGCCTTAAATGCTCGTATCGTTAATCCAGATCTTTCCGCCCCACCACCCACCAATTCTCCACCCAAAATCCCCACCTGTACTACACCTCCCAAAATCGTCCAGACTCCACCACCACCTGCGCCCATCGTTCTATCTATACCGAGGCAAGTTCACTTTGCCCTCGATCGCGATACCATCAGCCCCCAAAGCGCTAAAATACTGGATCGCATCGCCACTGTGCTGAAGCAATATCCCACGATCCTCATTAATCTCGCAGGACATACCGATCCTAGAGCCAGTAGTGAATACAACCGCGAACTGGGCTTTAGGCGATCGCTTGCCGTCCGCAATTACCTAATGCGACAGGGCATTCCCTCTGAACGCATGACCGTGCGATCGCTAGGCGAAACTCAACGGGCTTCACAGGGCGATCGAGTTACCGACTATGCAAGCGATCGCAGAGTTGAATTTTTTCTCCAAAATATCCAAGGCGTGGAAATTCAATTGCTAGACCAACAGGAAGACATTCAAATTGAAGGAAAAGGAAATCAATAG